In Cydia splendana chromosome 3, ilCydSple1.2, whole genome shotgun sequence, one DNA window encodes the following:
- the LOC134806884 gene encoding uncharacterized protein LOC134806884 has translation MAEEPKPVNEDDLRQLKERMNIIVSADPAQYHNDYSLRRYLRAFKTVDNAFQAVIKTNKWRAEYGVTELHKDAELLEKYSNKARVLKHRDITGRPIVYIPAKNHSSNDRNIDELTKFIVYCLEDASKRCFEEVIDNLCIVFDLNGFTVSCMDYQVLKNLIWLLSRHYPERLGVCLIINAPTFFSGCWTVIKGWLDENTSSKVTFVNSEMDLCKYLIPDILPTDA, from the exons ATGGCAGAGGAACCGAAACCTGTAAACGAAGACGACTTGAGGCAGTTGAAGGAACGGATGAATATAATAGTTAGCGCTGACCCGGCACAGTACCACAACGATTACTCTCTACGACGGTATCTACGTGCCTTTAAAACTGTCGATAACGCTTTCCAG GCAGTAATAAAAACGAACAAATGGCGTGCAGAATATGGCGTGACTGAGTTACACAAGGATGCAGAACTATTAGAGAAGTATTCAAACAAAGCTAGAGTTCTTAAGCACCGGGACATCACGGGGCGGCCCATTGTCTACATTCCGGCGAAGAACCACAGCTCCAATGACCGCAACATCGATGAACTCACCAAGTTTATTGTTTACTGTTTG gAAGATGCCAGTAAAAGATGTTTTGAGGAAGTAATAGATAATCTATGCATAGTGTTTGACCTGAATGGATTCACCGTGTCGTGCATGGATTACCAAGTGCTAAAGAACCTGATTTGGCTGCTAAGTAGACATTATCCAGAGAGACTCGGGGTTTGTCTCATCATCAATGCACCCACATTCTTTTCAGGGTGCTGGACAGTTATAAAAGGATg GTTGGATGAAAACACTTCAAGCAAAGTAACATTTGTTAACTCGGAGATGGATCTCTGTAAATATTTGATACCAGACATCTTGCCAACGGACGCTTAA